The following proteins are co-located in the Microbacterium immunditiarum genome:
- a CDS encoding NfeD family protein, giving the protein MLPDLTQYTWIAWLVLALLFIIVELLTLEFTFLMLAAGALIGGLGVWLLGGPWWLQIAVAATLSVLLLFTIRPLLLRTLRRSSALVKTNVDALPGLGARVTARFVDGNGSVRLDNGETWTAQIAPGHESASLDVGDRVVVAAVKGAIVEVEPAPAPSSSSPAPPAPDEGLPT; this is encoded by the coding sequence ATGCTGCCGGATCTCACGCAATACACGTGGATCGCATGGCTCGTCCTGGCGCTGCTGTTCATCATCGTCGAGCTGCTCACGCTCGAGTTCACGTTCCTCATGCTCGCGGCCGGCGCGCTCATCGGCGGCCTCGGCGTGTGGCTGCTCGGCGGCCCGTGGTGGCTCCAGATCGCGGTCGCCGCGACGCTCTCGGTCCTCCTGCTCTTCACGATCCGGCCGCTCCTGCTGCGCACCCTGCGCCGCAGCTCCGCGCTCGTCAAGACGAACGTCGACGCGCTGCCGGGCCTCGGGGCACGTGTGACCGCGCGCTTCGTCGACGGGAACGGCTCCGTGCGCCTCGACAACGGCGAGACGTGGACGGCGCAGATCGCCCCCGGTCACGAATCGGCTTCGCTCGACGTCGGCGATCGCGTCGTCGTCGCCGCCGTCAAGGGCGCGATCGTCGAGGTCGAGCCCGCACCTGCTCCGTCTTCCTCTTCGCCTGCTCCCCCCGCACCCGACGAAGGGCTCCCCACATGA
- a CDS encoding SDR family oxidoreductase, producing the protein MSQPLAPDSLRGKTALVTGSSRGIGADTARYLAQAGADVIINYRNKAPRAEKLANELRELGVRVLVVGADLTDKDSVGAMFAEVERAFGGLDVLVLNASGGMESGMGEDYALRLNRDAQLGVLDAALPLLHDGSRVVFVTSHQAHFIRTTPTMPEYEPVALSKRAGEDALRERIPELAERGIGLVVVSGDMIEGTITATLLERANPGAIASRRESAGRLYNVSEFAAEVAQAAIDPIPDDNTRLVGDVSSFTGE; encoded by the coding sequence ATGTCACAGCCTCTGGCCCCCGACTCGCTGCGCGGCAAGACCGCCCTCGTCACCGGGTCGTCGCGCGGCATCGGCGCCGACACCGCGCGCTATCTCGCGCAGGCCGGCGCGGACGTCATCATCAACTACCGCAACAAGGCGCCGCGCGCCGAGAAGCTCGCGAACGAGCTGCGCGAACTGGGGGTGCGGGTGCTCGTCGTCGGCGCCGACCTCACCGACAAGGACTCGGTCGGCGCGATGTTCGCGGAGGTCGAGCGCGCGTTCGGAGGCCTCGACGTCCTCGTGCTCAACGCCTCGGGCGGCATGGAGTCCGGCATGGGCGAGGACTACGCGCTGCGGCTGAACCGCGACGCGCAGCTCGGCGTGCTCGATGCGGCCCTGCCGCTGCTGCACGACGGCTCGCGCGTCGTGTTCGTCACGAGCCACCAGGCGCACTTCATCCGGACGACGCCGACGATGCCCGAGTACGAGCCCGTGGCGCTCTCCAAGCGCGCGGGCGAGGACGCCCTGCGCGAGCGCATCCCCGAGCTCGCCGAGCGCGGCATCGGACTGGTCGTGGTCTCAGGCGACATGATCGAGGGCACGATCACCGCGACGCTCCTCGAGCGCGCGAATCCCGGTGCGATCGCGTCGCGCCGCGAGTCGGCCGGACGCCTCTACAACGTGTCGGAGTTCGCGGCCGAGGTCGCGCAGGCCGCGATCGACCCGATCCCCGACGACAACACCCGCCTCGTGGGCGACGTCAGCTCGTTCACGGGGGAGTGA
- a CDS encoding TolB family protein, with translation MRAEDIEALISVGRPAIAPDGSYAAFATSRPDLTANSNVGQLWRVELPDGTPRRLTRGKADAAPRLSPDGARIAFTRGDAKGKPQLFVVDATGGEPVPVTDAPLGVGDFDWSPDGSLLGFTARVPEKGRYGTVEGLEANAEAPRRITGVRWHANGLGYLADRPAHVFVVAAPQTDSEPFYEPAPAVVPDGEEAPKNQIVAAEATQLTHGDRSHSGIAFAGDESSRPSTRSSARAATCARRSWPSAPTARASAN, from the coding sequence ATGCGCGCCGAAGACATCGAAGCCCTCATCTCGGTCGGCCGGCCCGCCATCGCCCCCGACGGCTCGTACGCGGCCTTCGCGACGTCGCGCCCCGACCTCACGGCCAACAGCAACGTCGGTCAGCTCTGGCGCGTCGAGCTTCCGGACGGCACGCCCCGCCGCCTGACGCGCGGCAAGGCCGACGCCGCGCCCCGTCTGTCTCCCGACGGCGCGCGCATCGCGTTCACACGCGGCGACGCCAAGGGCAAGCCGCAGCTGTTCGTCGTGGACGCGACGGGCGGCGAGCCCGTGCCGGTGACGGATGCCCCGCTGGGTGTCGGCGACTTCGACTGGTCTCCCGACGGGAGTCTGCTCGGCTTCACGGCCCGTGTGCCCGAGAAGGGCCGCTACGGCACCGTCGAGGGACTCGAGGCCAACGCCGAGGCGCCGCGCCGCATCACGGGCGTCCGCTGGCACGCCAACGGTCTCGGCTACCTCGCCGACCGCCCCGCTCACGTCTTCGTCGTGGCAGCGCCGCAGACCGACTCCGAGCCGTTCTACGAACCGGCGCCCGCGGTCGTCCCCGACGGCGAAGAGGCCCCGAAGAACCAGATCGTCGCCGCCGAGGCGACACAGCTCACGCACGGCGACCGATCCCACTCGGGTATCGCGTTCGCGGGCGACGAATCCTCACGACCGTCGACGAGATCGAGCGCGCGCGCCGCGACCTGCGCACGCCGCTCCTGGCCGTCCGCACCGACGGCTCGGGCGAGCGCGAACTGA
- a CDS encoding alpha/beta hydrolase family protein, which produces MLETDGPRRVTDAETIDLGEVGSHITPLGDDFLVQDRTRGRVRLLRVTRSGAVTEVLGGDVEVGGHDAAGDRIVAAAATPESYGELFLVDGGAAPRVLTAFGARAAAAGMVAPAETTVDARDGYPVHGWIAKPEGEGPFPVILQIHGGPYASYGVHLFDETQVLVNAGYAVVYCNPRGSAGYGREHGRSIRQAMGTVDFTDVLDFLDGAVASDAALDGGRVGVMGGSYGGYLTAWVIGHDHRFAGAIVERGFLDPTSFQGTSDIGSFFGDEYVGVASDAIARQSPMAVVDQVRTPTLVLHSELDFRCPLEQATRYYSALVRNGVDAELLIFPGENHELSRSGQPRHRVERFAAIIDWWERKLPVNTGS; this is translated from the coding sequence GTGCTCGAGACCGACGGTCCGCGGCGCGTGACGGATGCCGAGACCATCGACCTCGGGGAGGTCGGAAGCCACATCACCCCGCTCGGCGACGACTTCCTCGTGCAGGACCGCACGCGCGGGCGCGTGCGGTTGCTGCGCGTCACCCGCTCGGGTGCGGTGACGGAGGTGCTCGGTGGAGACGTCGAGGTGGGCGGCCATGACGCTGCGGGCGACCGGATCGTCGCCGCCGCCGCGACTCCCGAGTCGTACGGAGAGCTCTTCCTCGTCGACGGCGGCGCCGCCCCGCGCGTGCTGACGGCGTTCGGCGCCCGCGCCGCTGCGGCCGGGATGGTCGCTCCCGCCGAGACCACGGTCGACGCGCGAGACGGCTACCCCGTCCACGGGTGGATCGCCAAGCCCGAGGGCGAGGGGCCGTTCCCCGTCATCCTTCAGATCCACGGCGGCCCGTACGCCTCGTACGGCGTGCACCTCTTCGACGAGACGCAGGTGCTCGTGAACGCCGGGTACGCGGTCGTATACTGCAACCCACGCGGCTCAGCCGGCTACGGGCGCGAGCACGGGCGGAGCATCCGTCAGGCCATGGGCACCGTGGACTTCACCGACGTCCTCGACTTCCTCGACGGCGCCGTCGCATCCGACGCGGCGCTCGACGGCGGCCGCGTCGGCGTGATGGGCGGCTCGTACGGCGGCTATCTCACGGCCTGGGTGATCGGGCACGACCACCGCTTCGCCGGCGCGATCGTCGAGCGCGGGTTCCTCGACCCGACGTCGTTCCAGGGAACGAGCGACATCGGCTCGTTCTTCGGAGACGAGTACGTCGGGGTCGCCTCCGACGCGATCGCCCGCCAGAGCCCGATGGCGGTCGTCGACCAGGTGCGCACGCCCACGCTCGTCCTGCACTCCGAGCTCGACTTCCGGTGCCCGCTCGAGCAGGCGACCCGGTACTACAGCGCACTCGTGCGCAACGGCGTCGACGCGGAGCTGCTCATCTTCCCCGGTGAGAACCACGAGCTCTCGCGGTCTGGCCAGCCCCGCCACCGCGTCGAGCGGTTCGCGGCGATCATCGACTGGTGGGAGCGCAAGCTGCCGGTGAACACCGGATCCTGA
- a CDS encoding HdeD family acid-resistance protein, whose amino-acid sequence MSTASAADRTAVNGIRTALGVGGVLAVIVGILILAWPAKTAMVVTAIIAIYAIAAGLVYAGLGIFSKQKGGWARIGHILLGVLFIIAGIVALFNLGATTAWLAVFLGILVGIMWIVEGIVSLSTLGDAASKGWTIFFAILSIIAGIILLFSPVWGVAVLWWLLGIALIVLGILNIVRAFRFGKAA is encoded by the coding sequence ATGTCCACCGCATCCGCAGCCGACAGAACGGCAGTCAACGGCATCCGCACCGCCCTCGGCGTCGGCGGCGTGCTGGCCGTCATCGTCGGCATCCTCATCCTCGCTTGGCCGGCGAAGACGGCGATGGTCGTCACCGCGATCATCGCGATCTACGCGATCGCCGCGGGGCTCGTGTACGCGGGCCTCGGCATCTTCTCGAAGCAGAAGGGCGGCTGGGCGCGCATCGGGCACATCCTGCTCGGAGTGCTGTTCATCATCGCGGGCATCGTGGCGCTGTTCAACCTCGGTGCGACGACGGCGTGGCTGGCGGTGTTCCTCGGGATCCTCGTCGGAATCATGTGGATCGTCGAGGGCATCGTCTCGCTGTCGACGCTCGGCGACGCCGCCTCGAAGGGCTGGACGATCTTCTTCGCGATCCTCAGCATCATCGCGGGCATCATCCTGCTCTTCTCGCCGGTGTGGGGCGTCGCAGTGCTGTGGTGGCTCCTCGGCATCGCGCTGATCGTGCTCGGCATCCTGAACATCGTCCGCGCGTTCCGCTTCGGCAAGGCCGCCTGA
- a CDS encoding sulfite oxidase-like oxidoreductase produces the protein MAVFSRGFGARRRESDERLPPGQYLTEDFPVLSAGPTPRVELDEWRFAIRNENGATKAWTWDELMALPIEEVTTDIHCVTRWSKLGTHWRGVSIDTLFEGIETDAGYAMAHSYGGYTTNVPMEDLLEGKSWVVFEFEGEPLDPEHGGPARLIVPHLYFWKSAKWVRGLTLMEHDAPGFWEQNGYNMHGDPWTEERYW, from the coding sequence ATGGCGGTGTTCTCGAGGGGGTTCGGCGCGCGACGTCGTGAGAGCGATGAGCGGCTTCCTCCCGGACAATATCTGACCGAGGACTTCCCGGTGCTGTCGGCGGGTCCGACTCCGCGGGTGGAGCTCGACGAGTGGCGGTTCGCGATCCGCAACGAGAACGGCGCCACGAAGGCGTGGACGTGGGACGAGCTCATGGCCCTCCCGATCGAGGAGGTCACGACCGACATCCACTGCGTCACGCGCTGGTCGAAGCTCGGCACGCACTGGCGGGGCGTCTCGATCGACACCCTGTTCGAAGGCATCGAGACGGACGCCGGGTACGCGATGGCGCACTCGTACGGCGGCTACACGACGAACGTCCCGATGGAGGACCTCCTCGAAGGCAAGTCCTGGGTCGTGTTCGAGTTCGAAGGCGAGCCGCTCGATCCCGAGCACGGCGGACCCGCTCGGCTCATCGTGCCGCACCTGTACTTCTGGAAGAGCGCCAAGTGGGTGCGCGGCCTCACCCTCATGGAGCACGACGCGCCGGGGTTCTGGGAGCAGAACGGCTACAACATGCACGGCGATCCGTGGACGGAGGAGCGGTACTGGTGA
- a CDS encoding FAD-binding oxidoreductase, with the protein MIVGDWRPATISEVADVTPTARVLRVTVPDWPGSEPGQHVDVRLTAEDGYQAVRSYSLGSYGDGDAIELAVDEVPEGEVSPYLVRDVQPGDMLEVKGPLGGYFVWRPGGANPVQLIAGGSGIVPLAAMAKARADAGTGVPFRLLYSVRRPETAIYRDELERLAGDGGLDLTWVYTRGGPPGWAGRVGRVDDEVITSAVWPVDRMPDVFVCGPTSFVEHVADALVRLGHPAAKIRTERFGGA; encoded by the coding sequence GTGATCGTCGGCGATTGGCGTCCGGCCACGATCTCGGAGGTCGCCGACGTCACCCCGACGGCGCGCGTGCTGCGGGTCACCGTGCCCGATTGGCCGGGCAGCGAACCGGGGCAGCACGTCGATGTGCGCCTCACGGCCGAGGACGGATACCAGGCCGTCCGCTCGTACTCGCTCGGGTCGTACGGCGACGGCGACGCGATCGAGCTCGCGGTCGACGAGGTGCCCGAAGGCGAGGTCTCGCCCTACCTCGTGCGGGACGTGCAGCCGGGCGACATGCTCGAGGTCAAGGGGCCGCTGGGCGGATACTTCGTGTGGCGGCCCGGGGGAGCGAACCCCGTGCAGCTCATCGCCGGCGGGTCGGGCATCGTCCCTCTGGCCGCGATGGCGAAGGCGAGGGCGGATGCCGGCACCGGCGTCCCGTTCCGGCTGCTGTACTCGGTGCGACGACCCGAAACCGCGATATATCGCGATGAGCTGGAACGCCTGGCGGGCGACGGGGGACTGGACCTCACGTGGGTCTACACCCGCGGCGGACCGCCGGGATGGGCCGGCCGCGTCGGTCGCGTCGACGACGAGGTGATCACGTCGGCGGTGTGGCCGGTCGACCGGATGCCGGACGTGTTCGTGTGCGGGCCGACGTCGTTCGTCGAGCACGTCGCCGACGCGCTCGTGAGGCTCGGGCATCCGGCGGCGAAGATCCGGACCGAGCGCTTCGGAGGTGCATGA
- a CDS encoding DUF6510 family protein, with the protein MMRAENASSVVDGNAIAGLLAELFAQDMTMMTGTCGGCGAAEPLAQSVVELDEIAAIVRCRSCTHTLFTVLRDGERLRLRIGSLVTLEGP; encoded by the coding sequence ATGATGCGGGCCGAGAACGCGAGTTCGGTCGTCGACGGCAACGCGATCGCGGGGCTGCTCGCCGAGCTCTTCGCGCAGGACATGACGATGATGACGGGGACGTGCGGCGGATGCGGCGCCGCCGAGCCGCTCGCACAGAGCGTCGTCGAACTCGACGAGATCGCCGCGATCGTGCGGTGCCGCTCGTGCACGCACACGCTGTTCACCGTGCTCCGCGACGGCGAGAGGCTGCGACTGCGGATCGGCTCGCTCGTGACGCTCGAGGGGCCGTGA
- a CDS encoding helix-turn-helix domain-containing protein: MTSDPEALRRLHEIALLRRVRDRIDREFAQPLDVEALARGVNMSAGHLSRRFRATYGESPYSYLMTRRIERAMALLRRGDLSVTEVCFTVGCSSLGTFSTRFTELVGMSPSAYRRWAAESIDGELPSCHAKQVVRPIRNREAREVPAG; this comes from the coding sequence GTGACGAGCGACCCCGAGGCACTCCGGCGACTGCATGAGATCGCACTCCTGCGGCGCGTGCGCGACCGCATCGATCGCGAGTTCGCCCAGCCGCTCGACGTCGAGGCGCTCGCGCGCGGCGTGAACATGTCTGCCGGTCACCTCAGCCGCCGGTTCCGCGCGACGTATGGGGAGTCGCCCTACTCGTACCTCATGACGCGTCGCATCGAGCGCGCGATGGCGCTGCTGCGTCGCGGAGACCTCAGCGTGACCGAGGTGTGCTTCACGGTCGGCTGCTCCTCCCTCGGCACCTTCAGCACGCGCTTCACCGAGCTCGTCGGCATGTCGCCCAGCGCGTACCGGCGTTGGGCCGCCGAGTCCATCGACGGCGAGCTGCCCTCGTGCCATGCGAAGCAGGTCGTCAGGCCGATCAGGAATCGAGAAGCACGCGAGGTGCCCGCCGGTTAG
- a CDS encoding VOC family protein, protein MDIKIQYAFLPHTDADAALAFYRDALGFEVRKDVGYEGMRWITVGPLGQPETSIVLHPPAVDPGITDAERQTILELIAKGSYASVTLSTDDLDGLFEKLQAFGADVLQEPTDQPYGVRDCAFRDPAGNILRIDQRA, encoded by the coding sequence ATGGACATCAAGATTCAGTACGCGTTCCTGCCGCACACCGACGCCGACGCCGCCCTCGCCTTCTACCGCGACGCGCTCGGGTTCGAGGTGCGCAAGGACGTCGGCTACGAGGGCATGCGCTGGATCACGGTCGGACCCCTCGGGCAGCCTGAGACGTCGATCGTGCTGCATCCGCCGGCCGTCGACCCGGGCATCACGGATGCCGAGCGCCAGACGATCCTCGAGCTCATCGCCAAGGGGAGCTACGCGTCGGTGACACTCTCCACCGACGACCTCGACGGCCTGTTCGAGAAGCTTCAGGCGTTCGGCGCCGACGTGCTGCAGGAGCCCACCGATCAGCCGTACGGAGTGCGGGACTGCGCGTTCCGCGACCCGGCCGGCAACATCCTCCGCATCGACCAGCGCGCCTGA
- a CDS encoding ATP-binding cassette domain-containing protein: MTSAPASAASAAPLADSHELIRVRGARENNLKNVDVDLPKRRLTAFTGVSGSGKSSLVFDTIAAESRRLIDETYSAFVQGFMPSVPRPDVDVLEGLTTAIIVDQERLGANPRSTVGTVTDANAMLRILFSKLGEPYIGGPTAFSFNIPTQKASGVMVGPNGEKKIVKEAIYLGGMCPRCEGRGAVSDIDLSQVIDETKSLDEGAIMVPGYTADGWMVKGFSASGFYPADKPIKDFTEKQRHLFLYGEVTKVKIQGINMTYEGLIPKITKSMLSKDLDALQPHIRAFVERVATFTTCPECDGTRLTEGARSSKIDGVSIADACRMQVTDLAEWVKSLDRPGAGPLLDALRANLEAFVTLGLGYLSLERPSGTLSGGEAQRIKMLRHLGSSLTDVTYVFDEPTIGLHPHDIQRMNELLIRLRDKGNTVLVVEHKPEMIAIADHVVDLGPGAGASGGEICFEGTVEGLRASGTLTGRHLDDRASLKPSVRRASGVIEIRRADANNLQNVDVDIPLGVLTVVTGVAGSGKSSLIHGSVSKREGVVAIDQGAIRGSRRSNPATYTGMLEPIRKAFAKANGVKPALFSANSEGACPTCKGAGVIVTELGFMDTVETPCEDCGGKRFQAAVLDYKLGGKDITEVLDLPVSEARQFFAEGEAKIPAAVAILSRLEDAGLGYLTLGQPLSTLSGGERQRIKLAIQMGEPGDVYVLDEPTTGLHLADVENMLALLDRLVDSGKSVIVIEHHQAVMAHADWIIDLGPGAGHDGGRIVFEGTPADLVEAKSTLTGEHLAEYVGA; this comes from the coding sequence ATGACCAGCGCCCCCGCGTCCGCAGCATCCGCCGCGCCCCTCGCCGACAGCCACGAGCTGATCCGCGTGCGCGGCGCCCGTGAGAACAACCTCAAGAACGTCGACGTCGACCTGCCGAAGAGGCGCCTGACCGCCTTCACGGGCGTGTCGGGCTCGGGCAAGAGCTCGCTCGTGTTCGACACGATCGCCGCCGAGTCGCGCCGGCTCATCGACGAGACCTACAGCGCGTTCGTGCAGGGCTTCATGCCGTCGGTGCCGCGTCCCGACGTCGATGTGCTCGAGGGGCTCACGACGGCGATCATCGTCGACCAGGAGCGGCTGGGCGCCAATCCGCGGTCGACGGTCGGCACCGTGACCGATGCGAACGCGATGCTGCGCATCCTGTTCAGCAAGCTGGGGGAGCCCTACATCGGCGGCCCGACGGCGTTCTCGTTCAACATCCCGACGCAGAAGGCCAGCGGCGTGATGGTCGGGCCGAACGGCGAGAAGAAGATCGTGAAAGAGGCGATCTACCTCGGCGGCATGTGCCCGCGCTGCGAGGGGCGCGGAGCGGTGTCCGACATCGACCTCTCGCAGGTGATCGACGAGACGAAGTCGCTCGACGAGGGCGCCATCATGGTGCCCGGCTACACCGCGGACGGCTGGATGGTGAAGGGCTTCTCCGCGTCGGGGTTCTACCCGGCCGACAAGCCGATCAAAGACTTCACCGAGAAGCAGCGCCACCTCTTCCTCTACGGCGAGGTCACGAAGGTCAAGATCCAGGGGATCAACATGACCTACGAGGGCCTCATCCCGAAGATCACGAAGTCGATGCTGTCGAAGGACCTCGACGCGCTGCAGCCGCACATCCGCGCCTTCGTCGAGCGTGTGGCGACGTTCACCACCTGTCCCGAGTGCGACGGGACGCGCCTCACCGAGGGTGCACGATCGTCGAAGATCGACGGGGTCAGCATCGCCGACGCATGCCGGATGCAGGTAACCGACCTCGCAGAATGGGTGAAGAGCCTCGATCGCCCGGGGGCGGGCCCGCTCCTCGACGCGCTTCGCGCGAACCTCGAGGCCTTCGTCACCCTCGGACTCGGGTATCTCAGCCTGGAGCGTCCTTCAGGGACCCTTTCCGGGGGAGAGGCGCAGCGCATCAAGATGCTGCGGCACCTGGGATCGTCGCTCACCGATGTCACGTACGTCTTCGACGAGCCGACGATCGGCCTGCACCCGCACGACATCCAGCGCATGAACGAGCTTCTGATCCGTTTGCGAGACAAGGGCAACACGGTGCTCGTGGTCGAGCACAAGCCCGAGATGATCGCCATCGCCGACCATGTCGTCGACCTCGGCCCGGGTGCGGGCGCGAGCGGGGGAGAGATCTGCTTCGAGGGAACCGTCGAAGGGCTCCGCGCGAGTGGCACGCTGACGGGCCGGCACCTCGACGACCGCGCATCGCTGAAGCCGTCGGTGCGCCGGGCGAGCGGCGTCATCGAGATCCGCAGGGCTGACGCCAACAACCTGCAGAACGTCGACGTCGACATCCCGCTCGGCGTGCTGACGGTCGTCACCGGCGTCGCCGGCTCGGGCAAGAGCTCGCTCATCCACGGGTCCGTGTCGAAACGCGAAGGCGTCGTCGCGATCGACCAGGGTGCGATCCGGGGGTCGCGTCGCAGCAACCCGGCTACGTACACGGGAATGCTCGAGCCGATCCGGAAGGCGTTCGCGAAGGCGAACGGCGTCAAGCCGGCCCTGTTCAGCGCCAACTCCGAAGGCGCGTGCCCGACGTGCAAGGGCGCCGGCGTGATCGTGACCGAGCTGGGCTTCATGGACACGGTCGAGACGCCGTGCGAGGACTGCGGCGGCAAGCGGTTCCAGGCGGCTGTGCTCGACTACAAGCTCGGCGGCAAGGACATCACCGAGGTGCTCGATCTGCCCGTCAGCGAGGCACGGCAATTCTTCGCGGAGGGCGAGGCGAAGATTCCGGCCGCCGTGGCGATCCTCAGTCGCCTCGAAGACGCCGGGCTGGGTTATCTGACGCTCGGGCAGCCGCTGTCGACGCTGTCGGGTGGTGAGCGTCAGCGCATCAAGCTCGCGATCCAGATGGGCGAGCCGGGCGACGTGTACGTGCTCGATGAGCCGACGACAGGTCTCCACCTGGCCGACGTCGAGAACATGCTGGCGCTGCTGGACCGCCTGGTCGACTCCGGCAAGTCCGTCATCGTGATCGAGCACCACCAGGCCGTGATGGCCCACGCGGACTGGATCATCGACCTCGGCCCGGGCGCGGGGCACGACGGCGGGCGGATCGTGTTCGAGGGAACCCCGGCCGACCTCGTAGAGGCGAAGTCGACTCTGACAGGCGAGCATCTGGCGGAGTATGTCGGAGCGTGA
- a CDS encoding type II toxin-antitoxin system Phd/YefM family antitoxin, producing MTTTISSREFNRDVSAAKRAAEDGPVVITDHGRRSHVLLTAEEFDRLTGGTEFVGDRLRMPRGEAIDLELPDRTTAELRVPEL from the coding sequence ATGACCACAACGATCTCGAGCCGCGAGTTCAACCGCGATGTCAGCGCCGCGAAGCGCGCCGCAGAGGACGGCCCGGTTGTGATCACGGATCACGGGCGCCGGTCGCACGTGCTGCTCACCGCCGAGGAATTCGATCGACTCACGGGCGGCACGGAGTTCGTCGGCGACCGATTGCGGATGCCGCGCGGCGAAGCCATCGATCTCGAACTGCCTGACCGCACGACGGCCGAGCTCAGAGTCCCTGAGCTGTGA
- a CDS encoding PIN domain-containing protein codes for MRYLLDTNVISDARVGRSPQVADWIARQRIADLAISSITVLELELGVRRKERQDERSGRALREWLDEAVLPLFDGRVLAVDERVARAAGGLHVPDPMPAMDAIIAATAIVHGLILVTRNRNRKDMERTGVAMLDPWVDA; via the coding sequence GTGAGGTACCTGCTCGATACGAACGTGATCAGCGACGCGCGCGTCGGGCGGTCGCCTCAGGTGGCCGACTGGATCGCGCGTCAGCGAATCGCGGACCTCGCGATCAGCTCCATCACAGTGCTCGAACTCGAACTCGGTGTGCGACGCAAGGAGCGTCAGGACGAGCGGAGCGGACGTGCGCTGCGTGAATGGCTGGACGAAGCGGTGCTTCCGCTGTTCGACGGTCGGGTGCTTGCCGTGGACGAGAGAGTCGCACGAGCCGCCGGGGGTCTTCACGTGCCGGATCCGATGCCGGCGATGGACGCCATCATCGCTGCGACGGCGATCGTCCACGGCCTCATCCTCGTCACTCGCAATCGCAATCGCAAAGACATGGAGCGCACGGGCGTCGCGATGCTCGATCCGTGGGTCGATGCCTGA
- the istB gene encoding IS21-like element helper ATPase IstB: MAAKQTDAVKQITYLAGALKAPRITEAAGRMATQARDAGWSFEDYLAAVLEREVSARNASGAELRIKAAGFPARKTLEDFDWDAQPAARQQIAGLASGGFLLEAQNVVLLGPPGTGKTHLATALGIVAARHGHRVLFATATDWVTRLTDAHRQGRLPQELARLRRYGLIIVDEVGYLPFEQDAANLFFQLVSSRYEHASLILTSNLPFSGWGGVFGDQAVAAAMIDRIVHHADVLTLKGASYRLRGRGIDSLPSIKTQDPAD; encoded by the coding sequence ATGGCCGCCAAGCAGACCGACGCCGTCAAGCAGATCACCTATCTCGCCGGAGCGCTGAAAGCACCGAGGATCACTGAAGCGGCCGGCCGGATGGCCACCCAAGCACGGGACGCGGGCTGGTCGTTCGAGGACTACCTCGCCGCCGTCCTCGAACGCGAAGTCTCAGCGCGGAACGCGTCTGGCGCGGAGCTGCGGATCAAAGCCGCCGGGTTCCCCGCCCGGAAGACTCTCGAGGACTTCGACTGGGACGCTCAGCCGGCAGCCCGTCAGCAGATCGCCGGACTCGCCTCCGGAGGGTTCCTCCTCGAGGCGCAGAACGTCGTCCTGCTCGGCCCGCCCGGAACCGGCAAGACTCATCTCGCGACCGCTCTCGGGATCGTTGCCGCGAGGCACGGGCACCGGGTGTTGTTCGCGACCGCGACGGACTGGGTCACCCGTCTCACCGACGCTCACCGGCAGGGCCGGCTCCCGCAGGAACTCGCCCGGCTACGACGCTACGGGCTGATCATCGTCGACGAAGTCGGCTACCTCCCGTTCGAGCAAGACGCCGCAAACCTCTTCTTCCAGCTCGTCTCATCCCGCTACGAACACGCCTCATTGATCCTCACCAGCAACCTGCCGTTCTCTGGCTGGGGCGGCGTCTTCGGAGACCAAGCCGTCGCCGCCGCGATGATCGACCGGATCGTCCACCACGCCGACGTGCTCACGCTGAAGGGCGCCAGTTACCGGCTCCGCGGACGAGGCATCGACAGCCTCCCCAGCATCAAGACGCAAGATCCGGCAGACTGA